A single window of Neospora caninum Liverpool complete genome, chromosome XII DNA harbors:
- a CDS encoding putative ABC1 family beta-lactamase, protein MEQWNRKWRTLWCWSNVYVGWKVSQARARALPKEAQAEFWEQRHEHFANVIWENIKELRGWWVKVGQFMSTRSDLLPQQYIHHLVKLQDMMPTSDFASIRKTIADELGDVDAIFEKIDPNALASASIGQVHRAWLKDGSPVVVKVQHADVETLLSHDMQNLKQLSWAFGLLESGLNFAPILEEWQKAAAKELDFRYELVHQLRAYEGLRKSGIDVKIPKPYPEFTAKKVMVMEFVNGFKITDTEKLDAYKVDRRELMFKLCDSFAYQIHIDGLFNGDPHPGNILVEVNEATGEATPIILDWGLVKEFDSAGQLAFSKLVYAVASMNVMGLMEAFEDMGFKFKEGAGAVIDPEVYMDALRIALRDGEVEKEETEALKQSAGQTLGAAQKAGLNRKKLQEKNPLEDWPRDIIFFVRVASLLHGLCVQLNVHLPFLQIMVKRAQECLFERYVPPSPLVYVKLGRPSRPRTQLEGRVDRLLRSLFQRGLLLGCQVAVVKDGALLVDTCIGKMGPVDARPVTSDSLFCGYCVSKGLLTTALLKLVSDGEVHLDDLVSNWWDGFIRYGKKNVTIRQLLSHRAGLHRALPANLTLSKLTDYAAMVGVIEDAPPATVPGLVGRYAYLTYGWAVSELVASVACSPVEDYIREKMLQPYGLENSIFLPLPEDGLLAERPEPATETEGREAAPKDATPPTASEPGAAAPSAEDTRDTKPTEQAAGTPSAVSAVSAVSAFSSFTKSLASGQQLLTERLGQKFLTQRREEDASSAKPASGEDAGDAGHPEPRDGSEGDAGPCSSEDAGDTAGSESPGVPGRPGACRLSREGPDVCVSAPSTPGNCGAAAAADEGRPHLARSAPPSVCGTPLGSPRTQSVASEGSRDPPEDSSAPHKTDPFPSHPVAAFSRRVSAFASSVRSFLRPKRTSSEQSGGRLASPGAETRRRGAAKSGGFPTAGLGAPDRARVRETVGSVADQQNKKRGRRLSVILHAPDAASPDSEAGSVLLYEGEPGESREASLTENLPNQAALDPKRDKAVRMYRRETSACTVDSSVASTATKAGVLEDESDRRSAYYSVSSEEPESCCCCLSPRRPSSDSRAGLVEADTSATGGCAPSQQTVSSSDNSWTETAAREEPCGYMRVNVDVEGAGRRKVSEPRGATVGPPSLGPPASHTAHSSADKEPSRSQHPPPSSASTPSSPPSSAVSSPPSSSPSPLPAHAGSGETSLKDSVESRARFPPGVCTVTAKTPLFWRITSARRRISFGNVTQQEVMEKLEAAKKYAEAQAGEKSAEEPKAASDLARRRQRLHKERAMQKLRRARNAGAGAVWRREDAERAWGGEERARETRRRRSSRRQRRDSSSGPGRGESEDRGLYPSTKDGSEESPCASLGDAFERRRSKDEEDRGREKLASRGSRLSLSGGLARRGLRSASQSKGSDCRQASLLSPASALSALSSRGSSRRGSSSGRSAASPEDLERRGSLVSAGSPSLSGEKRAPAQRSGGSASTPLSPVSLSPGQGGDAPVHRVSALDLIRKKPHVMDPLLYDSRRIVSKRVPPTNGRFTACGLAQLYAAIAAGEVIDGPTMDAARTPATVDDSLETLLLTGGGSRVWGLGYQLYECAKVDSNQLALPPPPSPASLMRLRAAQSFTRRQSVHPSSAVAAARMLRRQFTGDREFPAGSLSPFSPGGAVSPGRGPSAEGSGDGASAHAGVGGRSPRTLSPGPGKKEERTVTGFGHGDFGGSVALCFPELKLSIAILVNDVLTGPQASREILEFLLRKFGLEPRWTTAVDFDEVLANLTPKQKRSSK, encoded by the coding sequence AAACATCAAAGAGCTGCGCGGGTGGTGGGTCAAGGTAGGGCAGTTCATGAGCACACGGAGCGACTTGCTCCCGCAGCAGTACATCCATCACCTGGTCAAGCTCCAGGACATGATGCCGACGTCAGACTTTGCCTCGATTCGCAAGACGATCGCGGACGAGCTGGGCGACGTCGACGCGATCTTTGAGAAAATTGACCCGAACGCGCTGGCGTCCGCGTCGATCGGACAAGTCCACCGCGCCTGGCTGAAGGACGGCTCGCCAGTCGTCGTCAAGGTCCAGCACGCGGATGTCGAGACGCTGCTCAGTCACGACATGCAGAACTTGAAGCAGCTGTCCTGGGCGTTTGGGCTGCTCGAGTCGGGGCTGAACTTTGCGCCGATTCTCGAAGAGTGGCAGAaagcggcggcgaaggaacTCGACTTCCGGTACGAACTGGTACACCAGCTGCGCGCGTACGAAGGCTTACGAAAGTCCGGGATCGACGTGAAGATCCCCAAGCCGTACCCGGAGTTCACCGCGAAGAAGGTGATGGTCATGGAGTTCGTCAACGGCTTCAAAATCACCGACACGGAGAAGCTCGACGCCTACAAGGTGGACCGGCGCGAGTTGATGTTCAAGTTGTGCGACAGCTTCGCGTACCAGATCCACATTGACGGGCTGTTCAACGGAGACCCTCACCCGGGAAACATCCTCGTGGAGGTGAACGAGGCGactggcgaggcgacgccgatCATTCTCGACTGGGGTCTGGTCAAAGAATTCGACTCGGCTGGCCAACTCGCCTTCTCCAAACTCGTCTACGCCGTCGCGTCCATGAACGTGATGGGTTTGATGGAGGCCTTCGAAGACATGGGCTTCAAGTTCAAGGAAGGCGCCGGAGCCGTCATCGACCCCGAGGTGTACATGGATGCACTCCGCATTGCCCTCCGGGACGGCGAAgtcgagaaggaggagactGAAGCGCTGAAGCAGTCCGCGGGGCAGACGCTCGGCGCGGCACAGAAGGCTGGGCTGAACCGGAAGAAGTTGCAAGAGAAGAATCCACTCGAAGACTGGCCACGCGACAtcatcttcttcgttcgagtcgcctcgctgctccACGGCCTCTGCGTGCAGCTGAACGTCCACCTCCCCTTTTTGCAAATAATGGTCAAGCGCGCGCAAGAGTGTCTCTTTGAGCGCTACGttccgccctcgccgctcgTCTACGTCAAGCTCGGCAGACCGTCCCGGCCCCGGACGCAGCTCGAGGGCCGCGTCGACCGCCTCCTCCGGAGTCTCTTCCAGCGCGGCCTGCTGCTCGGCTGCCAAGTCGCCGTCGTCAAGGACGGCGCGCTCCTCGTCGACACGTGCATCGGCAAGATGGGGCCGGTCGATGCCCGACCCGTCACCTCCGACAGCCTCTTTTGCGGCTACTGCGTCTCCAAAGGCCTGCTGACCACCGCCTTGTTGAAGCTCgtcagcgacggcgaggtACACCTCGACGACCTCGTCTCGAACTGGTGGGATGGCTTCATCCGCTACGGCAAAAAGAACGTCACGATTCGCCAACTCCTCTCCCACAGAGCCGGCCTCCACCGCGCGCTGCCGGCGAATCTCACGCTCTCGAAGCTGACTGACTACGCGGCGATGGTCGGAGTCATTGAAGACGCGCCGCCGGCAACCGTGCCTGGCCTCGTCGGCCGGTACGCGTACCTGACCTACGGCTGGGCCGTTAGCGAACTGGTGGCCTCTGTCGCGTGCTCCCCAGTCGAAGACTACATCCGGGAGAAGATGCTGCAGCCGTACGGCCTCGAGAACTCGATCTTCTTGCCGCTGCCTGAGGACGGACTTCTGGCCGAGCGTCCCGAGcccgcgacggagacagaaggccgCGAAGCGGCTCCAAAGGACGCGACGCCGCCCACTGCGTCTGAGCCGGGCGCTGCTGCTCCCAGCGcagaagacacgcgagacACCAAACCCACGGAGCAGGCAGCCGGGACGCCgtccgccgtctctgctgtctctgctgtctccgccttctcttccttcaccAAGAGCCTCGCGAGCGGCCAGCAGTTGCTGACCGAGCGCCTCGGGCAGAAATTCTTGAcgcagcgacgagaagaggacgcgTCCAGTGCCAAGCCTGCGTCTGGAGaggacgcgggagacgcaggccaTCCCGAGCCGCGAGACGGCTcagagggcgacgcgggACCATGCTCAAgcgaggacgcaggagacactgcAGGCTCGGAGTCCCCGGGAGTCCCTGGCCGGCCAGGCgcgtgtcgcctctcgcgcgaaGGGCCCGACGTCTGCGTCTCGGCCCCGTCGACCCCTGGAAACTGCGGGGCCGCTGCGGCCGCAGATGAGGGGAGACCGCACTTAGCCCGGTCAGCGCCGCCCTCAGTCTGCGGTACGCCTCTCGGGTCTCCTCGCACTCAGAGCGTGGCGTCTGAGGGCAGTCGAGACCCACCCGAAGACTCGAGCGCTCCGCACAAAACAGATCCGTTCCCCTCCCATCCGGTCGCTGCTTTctcgcggcgcgtctccgccttcgcgtcctcgGTCCGCAGTTTCCTCCGGCCAAAGCGAACGAGCAGTGAACAGTCTGGCGGTCGCCTGGCTTCGCccggagcagagacgcgcaggcgaggcgcagcgaaAAGCGGAGGGTTTCCGACCGCGGGGCTCGGGGCGCCGGACAGAGCTCgagtgagagagacagtcggcAGCGTGGCGGACCAGCAGAacaagaagcgaggcagaaggtTGTCGGTGATTCTGCACGCACCCGACGCGGCGTCCCCGGACTCGGAAGCGGGAAGCGTTCTCCTGTACGAGGGGGAGCCCGGGGAGTCGCGCGAAGCGAGTCTCACAGAAAACCTGCCGAACCAGGCTGCCTTGGATCCGAAACGCGACAAAGCTGTGAGAATGTATCGGAGGGAAACGTCCGCCTGCACGGTGGACTCCAGCGTCgcgtcgacggcgacgaaagcGGGAGTCttggaagacgagagcgatCGGCGCAGTGCGTACTACTCAGTGTCTTCGGAGGAACCGGagagctgctgctgctgcctgTCGCCACGACGGCCTTCCTCAGACAGCAGAGCTGGCTTGGTGGAGGCAGACACGTCAGCCACGGGCGGCTGCGCGCCGTCTCAGCAAACAGTTTCGAGCAGCGATAACAGCTGGACAGAAACCGCCGCGCGTGAAGAGCCCTGTGGGTATATGCGTGTGAACGTGGACGTCGAaggcgcaggaagacggaaggTGTCGGAGCCGCGAGGCGCGACCGTAGGTCCGCCGAGCCTCGGCCCTCCTGCCTCGCACACGGCCCACTCAAGCGCCGACAAGGAACCGTCGAGATCTCAACACCCACCTCCCTCGTCAGCCTCCACCCCGTCTTCACCCCCCTCGTCTGCGGTTTCTTCACccccctcgtcgtctccgtctccgttgccGGCACACGCTGGGAGCGGCGAGACCTCCCTGAAAGACAGCGTGGAGAGCCGTGCGCGCTTTCCGCCGGGGGTGTGCACAgtgacggcgaagacgccacTATTCTGGCGCATCACGTCAGCCCGCAGACGGATCTCGTTCGGCAACGTGACGCAGCAGGAAGTCATGGAGAAgctggaggcggcgaagaagtaCGCGGAGGCCCAggctggcgagaagagcgccgaGGAGCCGAAGGCCGCGAGCGACCTCGCTCGGCGGAGACAACGCCTGCACAAGGAGCGGGCCATGCAGAAGCTCCGGCGGGCGCGAAATGCGGGCGCGGGCGCGGTGtggcggcgagaggacgccGAGCGGGCGTGGGGgggcgaagagcgagcgcgtgagacgcgccgccggcgaAGCAGCAGGCGCCAGCGCCGCGACAGCTCCTCGGGCCCTggacgcggcgagagcgaagaccgCGGACTGTACCCGTCGACGAAGGACGGCAGTGAGGAGAGTCCGTGTGCGAGTTTAGGGGATGCTTTCGAGCGTCGGAGAtcgaaggacgaggaagatcGAGGGCGGGAGAAGCTCGCGAGTCGGGGCTCCAGGCTCAGTCTGTCGGGTGGCCTCGCCCGTCGTGGGCTGCGCTCCGCGAGCCAGTCGAAGGGGAGCGACTGTCGCCAGGCgagtctcctgtctcctgcgagTGCCCTGtctgcgctgtcttctcgcggctcCTCGCGGAGAGGTTCCTCCTCGGGGCGGAGCGCGGCGTCACCAGAAGACTtggagcggcgaggcagtCTCGTCTCCGCAGGCTCGCCGAGCCtcagcggagagaagcgtgCGCCCGCGCAGCGGTCGGGCGGGTCGGCCTCCACGcccctctcgcctgtctctctgtctccaggccagggcggagacgcgccggtgcaccgcgtctccgccctgGATCTGATCCGGAAGAAACCGCATGTGATGGATCCGCTTCTCTACGACAGCCGGCGCATCGTCTCCAAGCGCGTCCCGCCCACGAACGGACGCTTCACTGCGTGCGGCCTCGCACAGCTCTACGCGGCCATCGCGGCAGGGGAGGTCATCGACGGACCTACGATGGACGCTGCGCGTACGCCCGCGACGGTCGACGACAGTCTGGAGACACTGCTCCTCACGGGCGGCGGAAGCCGCGTCTGGGGCCTTGGCTACCAGCTGTACGAGTGCGCCAAGGTCGACTCGAACCAGCTCGctctgccgccgccgccgtcgcccgccAGTTTGATGCGGCTGCGTGCCGCGCAGTCCTTCACGCGCCGACAGTCCGTGCACCCTTCTTCCGCCGTTGCAGCCGCCCGGATGCTCCGTCGCCAGTTCACCGGCGACCGAGAGTTCCCCGCGGGAagcctgtctcccttctctcccggcggcgctgtgtctccgggCCGTGGCCCCAGTGCGGAGGGTTCAGGGGACGGGGcgtcggcgcatgcaggtgtgGGGGGGAGGAGCCCGCGGACGCTGTCTCCAGGGccaggaaaaaaggaggagaggaccGTCACGGGTTTTGGCCACGGCGACTTTGGCGGCAGCGTCGCGCTGTGCTTTCCAGAACTCAAACTGTCCATCGCCATCCTGGTCAACGACGTGCTAACGGGGCCGCAG